AAGGATTATCTGATCAACCAGGAGAACGGCGAGATCCTGACGGGCTTGGATCCGGAGCATCGCGTGAAGACGGTTCCGCCGGTGATCGGCGAATGAGCAAGCGGGAGTGGACGTTCACACCGTTGGCGTTCAAGGTGCTGTGGCGTGCGGCCGATCGGGATGTACTGCCGTATCCGCTGCAGTATCGGTCGACCGCGGACACGATCGCCGACTATGACAAGGCGTGGAAAGCCGAAGCCGCCGCGCTGCATAAGCATTTCGACGAGTCCATGTTCGGGGCGCTGCGGATCCTTGCGGAACCGGAGGCGCGGATCGAGGTCGCGGGCAAGCTGGGCCGCGACAAGCTGCGGGTGCACGCGGCGGTGCACTATCAGCATGCGGTGCTGCTGGTGCAGGAGCCGACCGACGCCCCGGATCGCGGCGGCAAGGTCCGGATGACAATGCTCCCGGCGCACGAGGTTTCGCGCCGGGTGCTGGGTCAGCTGCCGAATACGGCGCGGGGGAGCGGCGAGGGGATCGAGGTGTCGCGCCACGATCTGGACGAGGACGGCCCGTTCCGCGGTTTCCACGACGACGCTCCGGTGTCGCCGCGCAAACTCGCCGCCCGGTTCTTCGAGCGCCCGCGGGGCGCGGTGGTGCATGTCGCGGTTTACGCGGGTCCGGCCTGGGACAATCGGCCCGCGCCGTCGCGTGGTTTCCACATCATGGACTATCCGGATGGCCGCTACGTCGTCCGCAACGGCGGCACCCTCAAGGCGTCACCCGCCGATCGCGCGCTGCTGGCGGCCGACCTGGATCGCATCCTGGCCATCACGGTGGACGCGCACCGGGAGGAGTCCGATCCCGCCTACCGCACCCGGGTGTGACCGAAAGCTCAACCGGGCGTGGTGATCTCAGGAGGCGGGGCAATGAACCCGGTTCAGCATCGTCCCAGGCGCCGGCCGCTCGAGGCAATACTGAAATCCCGTGCGGGCCTTGGGGAATCAGCGCGTGGGCCGGATGGCGTCCAGGACGATGTCGGCGATACCGCGCATGCCGGTGACGGTGGGGTGGTAGGGGATCAGGGTCTCGGTGGCGAGGATCGGGTCGAACCAGCGCACGCCCTCGGGTGCGCACATGTCGTGGCCCGCGGCGCGCGTCCGGGTGTCGATGTAGGTCGCGCCGTTGGCGGCGGCGCCGGCTGCGACCACGGTGTTGAGGCGGTCGAACGCGCGCTGCACGGTCGCGGCGTCGGAGGGGCGCAGCCCGACGAGTTCGGGGCAGCCGCCGTCGCGGACATACAAAGGCCAGCCGTCGACGAACACCTTCGCATTCGGCGCGAGCACCGAAATCTGGCGCAGTGCAGCGGAATACGACTGGGCGATGCCGTCGATATCGCCATCCCAGGCCGGGTCGGCGCACGGCCGCGCGCCGGCGGTGTGACAGTTCAGCACATACTTGGTCATGTTCGTGTCGTTGGCGCCGATATGCACCGTCACCAGCTTGGTGTTCGGCCCGAGCGCATCGAATTGCGGTGCGACACCGGCCCCTTGGGCGGTGCTGAGATCCTTGATCTTGGCCGAACTGCAGGTCCGATCATCCAGCCGCACCCCGAGCCCCTCGGCCACCAGCTTCGGCGTATTCGCCGTCGACCGGATACACATCAGCGGCGCACTCGCATCGAACTTCTGCACCCCGGTTGTCGCCGCACCTGAATCCCCGAGCGCCACGTACTCCGCCCCGCCATCGGCCGGCGCGGCCATTGCCGTCGGCATGGAAGCTGTTGGCGCCAAATACAACAGCCCCGCCGCCACCGCTGCCGAACCCCACAGCTTCCGCCTGCCGCTCATCCTGTTGCTCCACTCCGCATCGAGCGCCCAAAGTGAGACGCATTGGTTCCGCTTTCGGCACCGTACTACTCCGGGCCGCCGCCCGGCACCGATTCGCCCAACTCATGAACCATTCCTCCCCGGCGCGACCGGAAACCGAACCGCGGGCGAGTTATGAGGTGGGCTGTTTGGAGATCACCCGTACGAGGTGCCAGGTGAGGGAGGGAGCGTCGGCGGGCGGGTTGACCCAGGGCCGCTCTTCGACGAGCAAGTGGTAGGTGTAGCCGGGCTGGTAGTCGAAGCCGTCGATGCCGAAGTAGTGCAGCTCCCAAGGGGCATTCGGGTCGGTTCGGACCTGGAGGCACTGCATGGGTGCTACGCCGGTGCAGGGGACTTCCTTGTCGGCGACGTCGATCTCGAATTGCTTGTTCGCGGGGTTGGAAGGGGTGCTGGTAGCCGAAGGGGTGGTGCTGGCCGCGGCATCGCCGGTCGACTGGTCCGCGGTGCAGCCCGCCAGCGGCAGGACGGCGAGTGCGGCGGCGAGAACGAGCATTCCGAGGCGCATGGCCGCGAATATGCCACAGGTTTGCCGATGGACCCGGGATCCCTCGCCCCTGGCGTTGCCGACCATCGGGGCGGGCGGGACAACTGGTCGACACGGCCGAGTGTGACGCCGCGGTGGCAGACTGGCCCTCATGACGAGTGCTGACTGGGCTGAAGTGGACAGCTACCTGGTAGACCAACTGGTGCGAGACCCGGAGACCGCCGCCGTGCTGGCGGAGAACGCGAAGGCCGGACTCCCCGAGATCGATGTGTCCGCGCCCCAAGGCAAGTTCCTGTACCTGCTGGCGCGATCGGCCGGGGCGCGGCGGGTGCTGGAGGTCGGCACGCTCGGCGGATACAGCACGGTGTGGCTGGCCCGGGCGGTCGGGAAGGCCGGGCAGGTGCTGACCCTGGAATACGAGCCGAAGCATGCCGAGGTGGCGCGGCAGAACCTGGACCGGGCCGGCGTCGGCGACCGGGTCGAGATCCGGGTCGGCGCCGCCCTGGACACCCTGCCGATGCTGGCCGAGGAGAATTCGGAGCCGTTCGATCTGGTGTTCCTGGACGCCGACAAGGTCAACAACCCGCACTACGTGCGATGGGCGCTGCGGCTGACCCGCCCCGGCTCGGTGATCATCGTCGACAACGTGGTCCGCCAGGGCGGTCTCGCCGACGCGAACTCGACCGATCCCGCGATCCGCGGCGGCCGCGAGGTCGTCGAATTGCTGTCCGCCGAACCGCGTTTGGACGCCACCGTGGTGCAGACCGTCGGTTCGAAGGGCTGGGACGGGTTCGCCTACGCCCTGGTCGTCGACTAGGACTGCCGGAGCCGCGCCTCGAATCCGTCACAGAGCGTGGACAATCCGGCGTAGAGCAGGTCCTCCTGGGTGAGGTCGCTGACGCCCGCCCCGATCAGATCCGCGAGCGAATCCGGCACCGGGGTGGTCGGGCTCCCCTCCAGCAGGGCGCGCAGCCCGTTGGTTTCCTCGGGTTGAATCTTCTTGCGCTCCAGTAGATCCGAGCTGATGTGGGGGAGTGTCGCGCCGGAGATGAAGTTCCATACCGAGAACGACATCTGCATCGCCTCCCGTGGGGGGACCCCCAGCTCGCGGAAGCCCTCGACCAGCCACGCCAGGCAGGCCAGCCCGTGCGGGCCGAAGCTGTAGCGCGGCATGGCGAAGGTCAGTAGCACCCAGGGATGCTGCTGGTAGAGCGCCCAATCGATCTCGGCGGCGATGCGGACGCGGTCGCGCCAGGTCCAGCCCATGCCCGCGGTGGGCGGGTAGGGGTTGCGCCGGGCGACCTCGTCGGTCATCAGCGCGATCAGTTCGTCCTTGTTGGCCACGTGCCGGTACAGCGACATGGCGCCCACGCCCATCCGCTCGGCGATGCGCCGCATGGACACGGCGTCCAAGCCCTCGGTGTCGGCGATGGTGATCGCGGTGTCCACGATCGCGGCTCGGGTCAGTTTCGGCTCGGTCATCCCATGTCTCGTTGTTCGTTCCGGACCAGCATGCGTACACTGTACCCTTGGTCGTGCGTACGCCGTACGCGAGCAGCGAGAGGAATCCTTCGATGACACAGGTGCAGTCGCCCGCCGGCACGCGGCGGGCGTGGCTCGGATTGGCGGTATTGCTGCTACCGGTGCTGCTGGTGTCGATGGATGTCTCGGTGTTGTTCCTGGCCATGCCCACGCTGACGGTCGACCTGGACCCGTCCGCCACCCAGGCGCTGTGGATCCTCGACATCTACGGCTTCCTGATCGCCGGCCTGCTCATCACCATGGGCAACCTCGGCGACCGGATCGGGCGGCGCAAGATCCTGCTGGTCGGTGCGGCCATGTTCGGAATCGCGTCGGTGCTGGCCGCGCTCGCGCCGAGCGCCCCGGTGCTCATCGTGGCCCGCGCGCTGATGGGTGTCGGCGGCGCGACCCTGCTGCCATCCAGCCTCGCGCTCATCTCCAACCTTTTCCCCGACGCCCGGCAGCGCGCCGCGGCGATCGGTGTGTGGACCGCGTTCTTCGCGGGCGGCTCCGCGGTCGGGCCGATCATCGGCGGACTGCTGCTGCACCACTTCTGGTGGGGTTCGGTGTTTCTGATCAACCTGCCGGTGCTGCTGGTGTTGCTCGCCCTCGGGCCGATCCTGTTGCCCGAGCATCGCTCGAGTGCGCTGGGCCCGCTGGATCTGCCGAGCGTCGCGCTGTCCATCGGCGGCATCCTGCCGCTGATCTACGCGGTCAAACACGCCGCGGCGGAAGGGATCGACGCCGAAGCCCTCGTGCTGGCGCTGGTCGGTGTGGTGGTGCTCACCCTGTTCGTGCGGCGCCAGACCCATTTGACCGAACCGCTGCTGGACCTGCGCTTGTTCACCCGGCCCGCGTTCTGCGTGGCCATCGGCTCCAGCCTCACCGGCATGATGTCGCTGGCCGCCATGGGCTACCTGACCAGCATGTACTTGCAGTCGGTCACCGGGCGCGACCCGCTCGCCGCGGCGCTGCTCGGTATCCCGAGCGCGGTGGCGGTGTTCATCTTCTCGATGACCGGTGCCCGGCTGGCCCGCAAGATCGGCGTGCGGGCGACGTTCGTGCTGGCGCTACTGCTGGCCGCGGTCGGCAACCTGATGCTGCTCGGTATCGGCGTGCACGGCGGAATCGCCTGGTACATCGCGGGATCCACCATCGCGGGCATCGGCTACGGTCTCGCCTTCACCTTGGTGTCCGATGTCGCGGTGTCCTCGGTCCCGGCCGAACGGGCGGGCTCGGCGGTCGGTATCTCCGAAACCAGCTTCGAACTCGGCAACGCCCTCGGTCTGGCGCTGCTGGGATCGCTTGCGGCGCTGGTCTTCCGCAACGGCGGCGACTACGCCGAGACCCTCGGCGAAACCTTGCACAAGGCCGGCAACGACGCCGCGCTGGCCGAGAGTGCCCGCGAATCCTTCGTCGACGGAATGCATCTCGCGACCACGGTGGGCGCGGTCATTCTGCTGGCGATGGCGATCGTGGCCCGGGTGGCGATGCGCAAGAACACCATCCTCTCCGACGCCCCCGCACACTGATCAGCGGCAAAAACACGCGCGGGGCAATACATTTGACGAGTGACTGAGACGCAGCCCACTGCCAACGGGCGACCGCTCGCCGAACGGGTCGCCACCCGTCTGCTGTACCCGACCACGCGACCGCGCGAAAAATCCCTGCGCGACGCGGTTTCCGGGCGGGTCGTGCTGATCACCGGCGCCTCGCACGGCATCGGCAAAGCCAGCGCCCGCAAACTCGGTGCGGCCGGCGCGGTGGTGCTGCTGGTCGCGCGTTCGACGGACGATCTGGAGGCGGTGGCGGCCGATATCCGCGCCGCGGGCGGCACGGCCCACGTCTACCCCGCCGACCTCACCGAATTCGACGCGGTCGAAACCCTCGCCCGCGACCTGCTCACCGAGCACGGCCACATCGATGTCGTCATCAACAACGCGGGCAAATCGATTCGCCGCCCGATCCACGAATCCTACGACCGCTTCCACGATTTCACCCGCACGATGGACATCAACTATCTGGGCCCGGTCCGCCTGCTGCTGACTCTGATCCCGCACATGCGCGACCGGAAGCAGGGCCACATCGTGAACGTGTCCACCTGGGGCGTGCTCATGCCGCCCACTCCACGCTGGTCTGCCTACAGTTCCTCGAAGGGCGCCTTCGACACCTGGCTACGTACGGTCGCCACCGAAATAGCGAGTGACGGCGTAACCACCACCTCCATTTACATGCCGCTGGTCCACACCCGCATGAGCGCTCCCACCGACTTCAGCAATCTTCCCGGCCTCACCGTCGACGAAGCCTCCGATCTCATCTGCCACGCCGTCACCGCCCGCCCCCGCGAAATCGCGCCCTGGTGGCAGGCGCCATTCCTGGCCTGGACCGACCTCAGCCGCAGCCAGGCCGCCCGCTTCATGGAACGAGCTTTCCGCCGCGGGCGGGTGTAGTCCGAACCCGCGGCCGGAACACGCCATATAGCGGGTCGACGAGGCTCACAGTCCGACCGGCGCGCAGTCGCGACACGCCGGAGCATAGGATCGTGCGGTGCACAAGAGTTCCGCGACAAATTTGGCGATGTTATTCGCCCTCGCGGATTCGCGGCTGCCGATCGGCGGCCATGTGCATTCCGGCGGAGTCGAGGAAGCGGTCGCGTCGGGGCTGGTGCGGGACGTGCGCACAGTTGAGCTCTATCTGCGCCGCCGGATCCGGACCTCCGGGTTGGTGGCCGCGTCACTGGCCGCCGCCGTGTGCGCAGGCGAACTCACGGTGCGGCGCGCCGAGCTCGAAGCCGATGCCCGAACGCCTTCGCCTGCCGCGCGCACCGCATCGCGGGCGCAGGGGCGCGGGCTGCTGCGTTTGGCGAAAACCTTGTGGCCGCAACAGGATTGGGCCGACGTGGGTACCCGGCCGCACCTGTCCACGGTCTTCGGGTCGGTCGGCGCGGCCTGCGAAGTCAGCCCGGAGGAGATCGCGGGCGTCGTCGTCTACACCACGCTGACCGGCGCCGCGACCGCCGCGCAACGCCTGCTCGCACTCGACCCGGCCGCCATCGCCCTGTGCACGGTCCGGCTGGCCGACCTCTGCGACCGCACCGCGGCAGCGGCCGTCACCGGCCTCGCAGCCCTGTCGGACCCACTGCAGGACGTGCTCGCCGAGCGCCACCTGCACCGCGACATGCCGCTGTTCGCAAGCTGAATTGTTCACCGAGAGAAGGAGATTGCCACCATGCCCCCGCACCTGATCGACGGCGAACCGCACGATTATTCCCATGATCGTCCGAAGCGGCAGCGCACGCCGGGGGAGGCGCTGCGGATCGGCATCGGCGGCCCGGTCGGCTCCGGGAAGACCGCGCTCACGGCCGCGCTGTGCCGCCAGCTGCGCGAGGAACTATCCATCGCCGTGCTGACCAACGACATCTACACCACCGAGGACGCCGACTTCCTGCGCCGTCACGCGGTGCTTCCGGACGAGCGGATCACCGCGGTGCAGACCGGCGGCTGCCCGCACACCGCCATCCGCGACGACATCACCGCGAACTTGGACGCGATCGACGACCTGATCGCCGCGAACCCGCCGCTGGACCTGATCCTGGTCGAATCCGGCGGCGACAACCTGACCGCGACCTTCTCCTCCGGCCTCATCGACGTGCAGATCTTCGTGGTCGACGTGGCCGGTGGCGACAAGGTGCCGCGCAAAGGCGGCCCCGGCGTGACCTTCTCGGACCTGCTGGTGATCAACAAGACCGACCTCGCGCCGCTGGTCGGCGCCGACCTCGGCGTGATGGAACGCGACGCCGCCAAGGTCCGCGAGAACCGCCCCACCGCGCTCATCTCGCTCACCGACGACCCGGCCGCGACCCCGGTCCTGGCCTGGGTCCGCGAACAGCTCCGGGTGATCGCCCACGCCGACTCGCACGCCGCCGAATCCGCAGTTGCGCACTGAGTTACGCATCGTGGCGGCCGTCGGGTCGCTACCGGAGATCCACGCCGTCGGCGGGCTGAGCGCCCGCCGCACGGCGCCGGATCAGGTGCACATGATCGGCACCGCCGCCACCCCCCTCGGCGGCGACGAACTCGACATCCGCATCGTCGTGGGCGCCGGCGCGCGGCTCACGGTGCGCTCGGTCGCGGCGACCATCGCGCTGCCCAGTGCGGCGACGCCGTTGTCGTCGGCGCACTGGCACTTCGAGATCGGCGAAGACGCGGAACTGGATTTCGATCCGGAGCCGACCATCATCGCCGGGGGCGCGCAGCACCACGCGCTCAGCACGGTGCGATTGGCCTCGAACGCGCGCGTCCGGATCCGGGAACGCGTCCAAATCGGCCGGACCGGCGAGAACAGTGGTGCATGGCGCGGTGATCTGATCGCCGATGTCGGCGACATCCCGCTGCTGCGCCACCGCCTGCACCTCGGAAGCGACTCGGCGACCGACGATCCCATCTCCGCACCGCGCGCCCTCGACAGCGAACTCCGCTATCCGGACGCTCGCACCGCCGAAGCCCACGGCCTCGACGGCGTGCTCCTTCCGCTCGCCGCGGGCGGGAGCCTGTATACCCACATCGCCCACACGCTGGCCGCGGAACGCGCGCCGAACACCGCTGCCGCCGTGCAGTAGCCGCCCGGTAACGAACGATCATGTTCCACAAACACAAAAGGTGGGTACCCGACGCCGTTGTCGGATTCCCACCACTTGTGTTGTCAACACTGCCGGAGGCGAAGCGTGCTCAGTCTCCGACGACCCGGGACGGTGCGTTGTACGCGTTGACCGCGCCGACCACACCGCCGGCCGCGGCACCGACCACCGCTGCGGGAACGGCGATCACGGCCGCGCCCATCGCGGCACCGAGTACCGGTCCGGCGAAGATCCCGACCGGGACGAACGGCGCACCGACCACCAGGCCGACGACTCCGCCGACGAGCGCGGAGGTGAGCGCGACCGGTGCTGCGGCGGAAGCGCCCGCGAGCGCGCCGAGAGCCGCGGTACCGACCGTCTGCCCGGCGATGCGGTCCGACCGGCTGCGTTCCATGCCGACCGAATCGAGGAACGTCGCCAGATTCGCCTCGGCGACCGCCGAGTTGTCGTTGATCTGGATCGCCTGTTCTTCGTTGATCCAGTCCGGCGCGGGCAGCGTGACATCACCGAACCGGAACTGCCCGGGCGGCGGTGCGATCGGCGGCACGGGGGCCACCGGGACCGGCGGGTGCAGCACGCCCACGGGCGCGAGGTACCGCTTGTCCGGGAGCGGGCGCGACCACTGCAGCGAGCTGCGGGTGTTGTCCGGGATGTCGAGGCCCTCATAGGGCGCCGCATTCGGGACATCAGCCGCGGGCCACTGCGCGTTCTGTGTGGTGCCGGCCTCGGTGGGCTCGGCGTTCGCGGTACCGGAACCGACCAGCGCGAGCACCAGCGGAACCGCGCCCGCGGCGACCACCGGGCCGATCTTGGACGGCGGGGCCGGAGCTCTGTGTTTCCCTGTGGGCATCAATCGCCTTTCCTCATAGATGTGCATGTTCGACGTCCCACATTCGGAT
This DNA window, taken from Nocardia sp. XZ_19_385, encodes the following:
- a CDS encoding ESX secretion-associated protein EspG, yielding MSKREWTFTPLAFKVLWRAADRDVLPYPLQYRSTADTIADYDKAWKAEAAALHKHFDESMFGALRILAEPEARIEVAGKLGRDKLRVHAAVHYQHAVLLVQEPTDAPDRGGKVRMTMLPAHEVSRRVLGQLPNTARGSGEGIEVSRHDLDEDGPFRGFHDDAPVSPRKLAARFFERPRGAVVHVAVYAGPAWDNRPAPSRGFHIMDYPDGRYVVRNGGTLKASPADRALLAADLDRILAITVDAHREESDPAYRTRV
- a CDS encoding SGNH/GDSL hydrolase family protein, with the protein product MSGRRKLWGSAAVAAGLLYLAPTASMPTAMAAPADGGAEYVALGDSGAATTGVQKFDASAPLMCIRSTANTPKLVAEGLGVRLDDRTCSSAKIKDLSTAQGAGVAPQFDALGPNTKLVTVHIGANDTNMTKYVLNCHTAGARPCADPAWDGDIDGIAQSYSAALRQISVLAPNAKVFVDGWPLYVRDGGCPELVGLRPSDAATVQRAFDRLNTVVAAGAAANGATYIDTRTRAAGHDMCAPEGVRWFDPILATETLIPYHPTVTGMRGIADIVLDAIRPTR
- a CDS encoding DUF4377 domain-containing protein, whose product is MRLGMLVLAAALAVLPLAGCTADQSTGDAAASTTPSATSTPSNPANKQFEIDVADKEVPCTGVAPMQCLQVRTDPNAPWELHYFGIDGFDYQPGYTYHLLVEERPWVNPPADAPSLTWHLVRVISKQPTS
- a CDS encoding O-methyltransferase, with amino-acid sequence MTSADWAEVDSYLVDQLVRDPETAAVLAENAKAGLPEIDVSAPQGKFLYLLARSAGARRVLEVGTLGGYSTVWLARAVGKAGQVLTLEYEPKHAEVARQNLDRAGVGDRVEIRVGAALDTLPMLAEENSEPFDLVFLDADKVNNPHYVRWALRLTRPGSVIIVDNVVRQGGLADANSTDPAIRGGREVVELLSAEPRLDATVVQTVGSKGWDGFAYALVVD
- a CDS encoding TetR/AcrR family transcriptional regulator encodes the protein MTEPKLTRAAIVDTAITIADTEGLDAVSMRRIAERMGVGAMSLYRHVANKDELIALMTDEVARRNPYPPTAGMGWTWRDRVRIAAEIDWALYQQHPWVLLTFAMPRYSFGPHGLACLAWLVEGFRELGVPPREAMQMSFSVWNFISGATLPHISSDLLERKKIQPEETNGLRALLEGSPTTPVPDSLADLIGAGVSDLTQEDLLYAGLSTLCDGFEARLRQS
- a CDS encoding MFS transporter — translated: MTQVQSPAGTRRAWLGLAVLLLPVLLVSMDVSVLFLAMPTLTVDLDPSATQALWILDIYGFLIAGLLITMGNLGDRIGRRKILLVGAAMFGIASVLAALAPSAPVLIVARALMGVGGATLLPSSLALISNLFPDARQRAAAIGVWTAFFAGGSAVGPIIGGLLLHHFWWGSVFLINLPVLLVLLALGPILLPEHRSSALGPLDLPSVALSIGGILPLIYAVKHAAAEGIDAEALVLALVGVVVLTLFVRRQTHLTEPLLDLRLFTRPAFCVAIGSSLTGMMSLAAMGYLTSMYLQSVTGRDPLAAALLGIPSAVAVFIFSMTGARLARKIGVRATFVLALLLAAVGNLMLLGIGVHGGIAWYIAGSTIAGIGYGLAFTLVSDVAVSSVPAERAGSAVGISETSFELGNALGLALLGSLAALVFRNGGDYAETLGETLHKAGNDAALAESARESFVDGMHLATTVGAVILLAMAIVARVAMRKNTILSDAPAH
- a CDS encoding SDR family NAD(P)-dependent oxidoreductase, producing MTETQPTANGRPLAERVATRLLYPTTRPREKSLRDAVSGRVVLITGASHGIGKASARKLGAAGAVVLLVARSTDDLEAVAADIRAAGGTAHVYPADLTEFDAVETLARDLLTEHGHIDVVINNAGKSIRRPIHESYDRFHDFTRTMDINYLGPVRLLLTLIPHMRDRKQGHIVNVSTWGVLMPPTPRWSAYSSSKGAFDTWLRTVATEIASDGVTTTSIYMPLVHTRMSAPTDFSNLPGLTVDEASDLICHAVTARPREIAPWWQAPFLAWTDLSRSQAARFMERAFRRGRV
- a CDS encoding urease accessory protein UreF codes for the protein MLFALADSRLPIGGHVHSGGVEEAVASGLVRDVRTVELYLRRRIRTSGLVAASLAAAVCAGELTVRRAELEADARTPSPAARTASRAQGRGLLRLAKTLWPQQDWADVGTRPHLSTVFGSVGAACEVSPEEIAGVVVYTTLTGAATAAQRLLALDPAAIALCTVRLADLCDRTAAAAVTGLAALSDPLQDVLAERHLHRDMPLFAS
- the ureG gene encoding urease accessory protein UreG; this encodes MPPHLIDGEPHDYSHDRPKRQRTPGEALRIGIGGPVGSGKTALTAALCRQLREELSIAVLTNDIYTTEDADFLRRHAVLPDERITAVQTGGCPHTAIRDDITANLDAIDDLIAANPPLDLILVESGGDNLTATFSSGLIDVQIFVVDVAGGDKVPRKGGPGVTFSDLLVINKTDLAPLVGADLGVMERDAAKVRENRPTALISLTDDPAATPVLAWVREQLRVIAHADSHAAESAVAH
- a CDS encoding urease accessory protein UreD, whose translation is MRTELRIVAAVGSLPEIHAVGGLSARRTAPDQVHMIGTAATPLGGDELDIRIVVGAGARLTVRSVAATIALPSAATPLSSAHWHFEIGEDAELDFDPEPTIIAGGAQHHALSTVRLASNARVRIRERVQIGRTGENSGAWRGDLIADVGDIPLLRHRLHLGSDSATDDPISAPRALDSELRYPDARTAEAHGLDGVLLPLAAGGSLYTHIAHTLAAERAPNTAAAVQ